In Legionella spiritensis, the following proteins share a genomic window:
- a CDS encoding transporter substrate-binding domain-containing protein codes for MFRKGLLLLLCLLSFNSFSSNNGDLLKIGILYFNPPFAEVVGSNTPIAFGFNVEIIKNICTIINKQCELVPMRFDKLLQALDNNRIDAMIVGISLMPERPENYLFSYPYFISEAVFFTLRSNQLTDLNNQTIGIVKNTLFPLSDRYDLVFKTRKEKKYLNHKDELRFKFYNNLPELLMALNTHQVNAVVLDAGAASYWINLSSRQYVQIGPVVARKSGLRIMTTKNHVQLISRINNALLEMEKDRTLLDIYRQYWGALTPSTHVQGYLIRQSPHKYQFIIPGAFND; via the coding sequence ATGTTTCGTAAAGGATTACTTCTGTTGTTATGCTTATTAAGCTTTAACAGTTTCTCGTCCAATAATGGGGATCTCCTGAAAATAGGTATTCTTTATTTTAATCCGCCATTTGCAGAAGTCGTAGGGAGCAATACCCCGATAGCCTTTGGTTTCAATGTCGAAATCATCAAAAACATTTGCACAATTATAAACAAGCAATGTGAATTAGTCCCCATGCGCTTTGACAAGTTGTTGCAGGCCTTGGATAACAACCGGATTGACGCCATGATTGTCGGCATCAGCCTCATGCCGGAACGTCCCGAAAATTATTTATTCAGCTACCCTTATTTTATCAGTGAAGCGGTATTTTTTACCTTACGCAGCAATCAATTGACAGACTTGAATAACCAGACTATCGGAATAGTGAAAAATACCCTTTTTCCATTAAGCGATCGCTACGATCTGGTTTTCAAAACAAGGAAAGAGAAAAAATACCTGAATCATAAAGACGAATTGCGTTTCAAATTTTACAATAACCTTCCCGAATTGCTAATGGCCTTGAACACTCACCAGGTGAATGCTGTTGTTCTTGATGCGGGAGCGGCTTCATACTGGATTAACCTGTCCAGCCGGCAATACGTACAAATAGGTCCGGTCGTGGCGCGAAAAAGCGGGTTACGCATTATGACCACCAAAAACCATGTGCAACTCATTAGCCGGATTAACAATGCCCTGCTGGAAATGGAAAAAGACCGGACATTATTGGATATTTACAGACAATATTGGGGAGCACTCACTCCCAGCACCCATGTTCAAGGTTATCTGATAAGGCAATCGCCTCATAAATATCAATTCATCATACCCGGTGCCTTTAATGATTAG